A window of the Bombus huntii isolate Logan2020A chromosome 8, iyBomHunt1.1, whole genome shotgun sequence genome harbors these coding sequences:
- the LOC126868756 gene encoding diacylglycerol lipase-beta-like isoform X1, which yields MFHRKMPAIKLFGRTWLAASDDLVYPGIFEIFIRSIWLSLIVTVCVRYYEHTWSCQLGGELVRVYLLGEVAFLVVSILFMLIIIRLSAKGSIMETHARKYVEPFLTVKILFLLPEISWNILGSLWLFGSNVKCTYEHYTIMITQALVFFDWILIGLTIFGLALIFDPLGLLSNKHLESSVEYGKLSRNWQRRFKFLWWMRKDENANETFQQVAGLLSSLYQGTDLVPSDIIAGCILLRIRQKRETRELRRLNILPAPKYTSDATVIFRNVPSWMSLENAAYYIKLSLAAYGWLFVMYLHICTGCFHILPNLTCCTCFRTKRIPIIGDNCCYCYLAGMKTLSDLSTDDILYASFKNYLCEIPFCVIADQKKNNIVIIVRGSLSMRDLITDFAAGSNVFVCEGVPSNSHAHSGMITGARLILKKLDDNKVLERAFNTYPHYDLVITGHSLGAGIGILLGFLLRPRYPSLKVYGFSTPAGLLSRDLARVTEEFVFTVGIGDDLVMRLSVDSIENLRTSLLMALRVCPLPKYRVVLNGLGYILFGIPEKDLENIWNAYNMITTVSGETPLLNDRDINTVEESRIYERDISKRRYSKVKLYIGGRILHITKCKPEQSKNSKNQNKKEKKFEMRWAQPEEFTELVVMPRMLLDHLPECMDKTLTTLLEQQKD from the exons ATGTTCCACAGAAAAATGCCTGCGATAAAACTCTTCGGCAGAACATGGCTAGCTGCGAGCGACGACCTTGTTTATCCGGGtatctttgaaattttcattcgatcCATTTG GTTATCCCTAATTGTAACCGTTTGTGTCAGATATTATGAGCATACATGGAGTTGTCAGTTAGGCGGAGAGTTAGTTCGCGTGTATCTCTTAGGAGAGGTTGCATTTCTTGTCGTGTCTATACTTTTCATGCTCATCATTATAAGACTGAGCGCAAAAGGATCTATCATGGAAACGCACGCTCGTAAATACGTTGAACCATTCTTGACAGTTAA AATATTGTTCCTCCTGCCTGAGATATCATGGAATATTTTAGGAAGTTTATGGTTGTTTGGATCAAACGTCAAATGTACTTATGAACATTACACGATCATGATAACCCAGGCGTTAGTGTTCTTCGACTGGATTCTTATAGGTCTAACCATTTTCGGCTTGGCATTGATCTTTGATCCATTAGGCTTATTAAGTAACAAACATTTAGAAAGTTCTGTCGAATATGGCAAACTCTCAAGGAACTGGCAACGGAGATTCAAGTTTCTCTGGTGGATGAGAAAAGACGAGAACGCTAACGAGACTTTTCAACAAGTTGCTG GTTTGCTAAGCTCTCTGTACCAGGGAACAGATTTAGTTCCTTCAGATATTATCGCAGGATGTATCCTGCTAAGAATTCGGCAAAAGCGAGAAACTCGTGAATTGCGCCGGTTAAATATTCTTCCTGCTCCAAAATATACTTCcg ATGCAACTGTAATTTTTAGAAATGTACCAAGTTGGATGTCTTTAGAGAACGCGGCTTACTATATAAAACTCTCATTAGCTGCTTACGGATGGTTATTTGTTATGTACTTGCATATATGCACCGGGTGTTTTCATATTCTGCCGAATTTGACTTGTTGCACCTGTTTTCG AACAAAACGTATTCCAATTATTGGCGACAATTGTTGCTACTGTTATTTAGCCGGAATGAAAACTTTATCAGATTTATCAACGGATGACATCCTGTATGCGTCATTTAAAAACTATTTATGCGAG ATACCGTTCTGTGTAATAGCAGATcagaaaaaaaataacattgtCATTATTGTACGGGGTAGTCTCTCGATGCGTGATTTGATAACTGATTTTGCCGCAGGTTCTAATGTTTTTGTATGCGAAGGTGTTCCATCAAACAGCCAT GCACACAGTGGCATGATAACGGGTGCTAGGCtgattttgaagaaattagATGATAACAAGGTTTTAGAACGAGCATTCAATACATATCCTCATTACGATTTGGTTATTACAG GTCACAGTCTAGGTGCTGGTATAGGTATTCTGTTAGGATTTTTACTACGTCCACGATATCCATCACTGAAAGTCTATGGATTTTCCACGCCAG CGGGTCTTCTCTCAAGGGATCTTGCCAGAGTAACGGAGGAATTCGTTTTCACAGTAGGCATTGGAGATGACTTAGTAATGAGGCTGAGTGTTGATAGCATAGAAAATCTTCGAACGTCTTTGCTTATGGCACTTCGTGTTTGCCCATTACCTAAG TATAGAGTAGTATTAAACGGATTAGGGTACATTTTATTCGGCATTCCTGAGAAAGACCTTGAAAATATATGGAATGCCTATAATATGATTACCACTGTATCGGGAGAAACACCTTTACTTAACGACCGAGATATAAATACAGTAGAG GAAAGTAGGATTTACGAGCGAGATATTTCAAAAAGGAGATATTCTaaagtaaaattatacataGGTGGTAGAATACTTCACATAACCAAATGTAAACCCGAACAATCAAAAAACAG CAAGAAtcaaaataagaaagaaaagaaattcgagATGCGATGGGCACAACCAGAAGAATTTACGGAATTAGTTGTGATGCCACGGATGTTATTGGATCATTTACCAGAATGTATGGACAAAACTCTGACCACCTTGTTAGAACAACAAAAAGACTAG
- the LOC126868756 gene encoding diacylglycerol lipase-beta-like isoform X2: protein MPAIKLFGRTWLAASDDLVYPGIFEIFIRSIWLSLIVTVCVRYYEHTWSCQLGGELVRVYLLGEVAFLVVSILFMLIIIRLSAKGSIMETHARKYVEPFLTVKILFLLPEISWNILGSLWLFGSNVKCTYEHYTIMITQALVFFDWILIGLTIFGLALIFDPLGLLSNKHLESSVEYGKLSRNWQRRFKFLWWMRKDENANETFQQVAGLLSSLYQGTDLVPSDIIAGCILLRIRQKRETRELRRLNILPAPKYTSDATVIFRNVPSWMSLENAAYYIKLSLAAYGWLFVMYLHICTGCFHILPNLTCCTCFRTKRIPIIGDNCCYCYLAGMKTLSDLSTDDILYASFKNYLCEIPFCVIADQKKNNIVIIVRGSLSMRDLITDFAAGSNVFVCEGVPSNSHAHSGMITGARLILKKLDDNKVLERAFNTYPHYDLVITGHSLGAGIGILLGFLLRPRYPSLKVYGFSTPAGLLSRDLARVTEEFVFTVGIGDDLVMRLSVDSIENLRTSLLMALRVCPLPKYRVVLNGLGYILFGIPEKDLENIWNAYNMITTVSGETPLLNDRDINTVEESRIYERDISKRRYSKVKLYIGGRILHITKCKPEQSKNSKNQNKKEKKFEMRWAQPEEFTELVVMPRMLLDHLPECMDKTLTTLLEQQKD from the exons ATGCCTGCGATAAAACTCTTCGGCAGAACATGGCTAGCTGCGAGCGACGACCTTGTTTATCCGGGtatctttgaaattttcattcgatcCATTTG GTTATCCCTAATTGTAACCGTTTGTGTCAGATATTATGAGCATACATGGAGTTGTCAGTTAGGCGGAGAGTTAGTTCGCGTGTATCTCTTAGGAGAGGTTGCATTTCTTGTCGTGTCTATACTTTTCATGCTCATCATTATAAGACTGAGCGCAAAAGGATCTATCATGGAAACGCACGCTCGTAAATACGTTGAACCATTCTTGACAGTTAA AATATTGTTCCTCCTGCCTGAGATATCATGGAATATTTTAGGAAGTTTATGGTTGTTTGGATCAAACGTCAAATGTACTTATGAACATTACACGATCATGATAACCCAGGCGTTAGTGTTCTTCGACTGGATTCTTATAGGTCTAACCATTTTCGGCTTGGCATTGATCTTTGATCCATTAGGCTTATTAAGTAACAAACATTTAGAAAGTTCTGTCGAATATGGCAAACTCTCAAGGAACTGGCAACGGAGATTCAAGTTTCTCTGGTGGATGAGAAAAGACGAGAACGCTAACGAGACTTTTCAACAAGTTGCTG GTTTGCTAAGCTCTCTGTACCAGGGAACAGATTTAGTTCCTTCAGATATTATCGCAGGATGTATCCTGCTAAGAATTCGGCAAAAGCGAGAAACTCGTGAATTGCGCCGGTTAAATATTCTTCCTGCTCCAAAATATACTTCcg ATGCAACTGTAATTTTTAGAAATGTACCAAGTTGGATGTCTTTAGAGAACGCGGCTTACTATATAAAACTCTCATTAGCTGCTTACGGATGGTTATTTGTTATGTACTTGCATATATGCACCGGGTGTTTTCATATTCTGCCGAATTTGACTTGTTGCACCTGTTTTCG AACAAAACGTATTCCAATTATTGGCGACAATTGTTGCTACTGTTATTTAGCCGGAATGAAAACTTTATCAGATTTATCAACGGATGACATCCTGTATGCGTCATTTAAAAACTATTTATGCGAG ATACCGTTCTGTGTAATAGCAGATcagaaaaaaaataacattgtCATTATTGTACGGGGTAGTCTCTCGATGCGTGATTTGATAACTGATTTTGCCGCAGGTTCTAATGTTTTTGTATGCGAAGGTGTTCCATCAAACAGCCAT GCACACAGTGGCATGATAACGGGTGCTAGGCtgattttgaagaaattagATGATAACAAGGTTTTAGAACGAGCATTCAATACATATCCTCATTACGATTTGGTTATTACAG GTCACAGTCTAGGTGCTGGTATAGGTATTCTGTTAGGATTTTTACTACGTCCACGATATCCATCACTGAAAGTCTATGGATTTTCCACGCCAG CGGGTCTTCTCTCAAGGGATCTTGCCAGAGTAACGGAGGAATTCGTTTTCACAGTAGGCATTGGAGATGACTTAGTAATGAGGCTGAGTGTTGATAGCATAGAAAATCTTCGAACGTCTTTGCTTATGGCACTTCGTGTTTGCCCATTACCTAAG TATAGAGTAGTATTAAACGGATTAGGGTACATTTTATTCGGCATTCCTGAGAAAGACCTTGAAAATATATGGAATGCCTATAATATGATTACCACTGTATCGGGAGAAACACCTTTACTTAACGACCGAGATATAAATACAGTAGAG GAAAGTAGGATTTACGAGCGAGATATTTCAAAAAGGAGATATTCTaaagtaaaattatacataGGTGGTAGAATACTTCACATAACCAAATGTAAACCCGAACAATCAAAAAACAG CAAGAAtcaaaataagaaagaaaagaaattcgagATGCGATGGGCACAACCAGAAGAATTTACGGAATTAGTTGTGATGCCACGGATGTTATTGGATCATTTACCAGAATGTATGGACAAAACTCTGACCACCTTGTTAGAACAACAAAAAGACTAG
- the LOC126868758 gene encoding RNA polymerase I-specific transcription initiation factor RRN3 yields the protein MSVVSSRVSSVSSILKSPGVRSQLIRQSNRVHFKLPKNLKSIIYNFEAGNGTKDYEDLICILRDSNIKDTDLIEFLSNVRQCISLLGPIHKVFVETLLQIKWTNRSIDVTSAYKAFIEDLICMQIHYAKNTIDSLVEQFKPDEDNDDEWKNEKCKEEDIQRLNHIHNVLQKILKVVPMSSKLLLQSLRARFPYIVHGTRTHEVYVYALIQILSYAPQLRSDILSLIINRLMVLDVNIPRSEIENEEDEDLMDDASECNSILGNVNNVVEENNITETDEVHPIAHKLDMCMELILKYMYNCCFINGVLQVKCLRSLYFDILQIFETVILPTHASQYVQYIMFYICSFKTAVAEAFVDWLWQKASNPNVPSIIRQSSVVYIASLLVAATFVTTGLVKAVQFEISKWIHDYINMQDHSNYIEDGNKEHSVFYSVCEALFLIIIKRHNDYPDSKKYMLYLQELDLAKIITCKLNPLKACHPEIAHSFAEITRIYQLAYCYTVIENNTRNQLPLFDSKKGTTPTVEIFSPFNTYTLQRSGQRIIPVLRDNVNSRAHRTSMKYRGYIEYMTEY from the exons ATGTCAGTTGTATCTTCAAGGGTTAGTAGTGTCTCGTCGATTCTAAAATCTCCTGGAGTTAGATCACAACTTATTAGACAATCTAATAGAGTACATTTCAAACTTCCAAAAAATCTCAAAAGTATTATCTATAATTTTGAAGCTGGTAATGGAACAAAAgattatgaagatttaatatGTATTCTACGAGATTCAAATATAAAG GACACagatttaatagaatttttatcaaatgtAAGACAATGTATATCATTACTTGGTCCTATCCACAAAGTATTTGTAGAAACGCTTCTACAAATAAAATGGACAAACCGTTCTATAGATGTCACATCTGCTTACAAAGCATTTATTGAAGATTTAATTTGTATGCAAATTCATTATGCTAAAAATACAATAGACAGTTTAGTTGAACAATTTAAACCAg ATGAGGATAACGATGATgaatggaaaaatgaaaaatgcaaAGAAGAAGATATTCAAAGATTAAATCATATACATAATGTCCTTCaaaaaattttgaaagttGTGCCAAT GTCAAGCAAACTTCTATTGCAATCTCTTAGAGCAAGGTTCCCATATATTGTTCATGGAACTCGTACGCATGAAGTTTATGTTTATGCATTGATTCAAATATTAAGTTACGCACCACAGTTACGATCTGATATTCTATCTCTAATTATTAACAG GTTAATGGTATTAGATGTAAATATACCACGTTCAGAgatagaaaatgaagaagATGAAGACTTAATGGACGATGCTAGTGAATGTAACAGTATACTTGGTAATGTGAATAATGTTgttgaagaaaataatataacagAAACAGATGAAGTACATCCAATAGCTCATAAATTGGATATGTGTATGGAACTGATcctaaaatatatgtacaacTGTTGTTTTATTAACGGAGTTTTGCAAGTGAAATGTTTAAGAAGTCTCTATTTTGATATATTGCAAATATTTGAAACAGTAATATTACCCACTCATGCGAGTCAATACGTGCAGTATATTATGTTCTACATTTGTAGTTTTAAAACAGCTGTTGCGGAGGCTTTTGTAGATTGGTTATGGCAGAAAGCATCCAATCCTAATGTACCCTCTATTATACGACAATCGTCTGTAGTATATATTGCTAGTTTACTTGTTGCAGCAACATTCGTTACAACTGG gtTAGTAAAAGCAGTCCAATTTGAAATATCCAAATGGATACATGATTATATCAACATGCAGGATCATTCAAACTATATAGAGGATGGAAATAAAGAACACAGTGTATTTTATTCTGTTTGTGAAGCACTGTttcttataattattaaaaggCATAATGATTATCCTGATtcaaaaaaat ACATGTTATATTTACAAGAGTTGGATTTAGCGAAAATTATAACTTGTAAACTAAACCCATTGAAAGCTTGTCATCCTGAAATTGCGCACAGTTTTGCAGAAATTACCCGAATATATCAATTGGCATATTGTTATACCGTAATTGAAAATAACACACGGAATCAACTACCTCTTTTCGATAGCAAAAAAGGAACAACACCTACAGTTGAAATCTTTTCCCCATTTAATacttatacgttacaacgaagTGGACAGAGGATAATTCCTGTATTGCGTGATAACGTTAATAGCAGGGCACATAGAACAAGTATGAAATATAGAGGATATATTGAATACATGACTGAATATTAG